The nucleotide sequence TAACATTTAAATATTCAACAATAGCATCAAGAACAGGGTAAGATTCTTCTTTAATTGTTGATTTATTGTAATCAAAATAAATGTTGTCAATTTTGATTATGTCATCTTTTTTAGGAATAGGTAAAAACAATAATTGACCAAATTTAGCAATAACATCCCCCCTATTTTCAGCAGGTATTTCAAAGGTTTGAGCATCAAATCCTGGATGATAGAATGTAACTAAAAACTCAACATGCTTTTCTAAAATCAGTTGAACTTTACCTGTTTGGTCAGTTAAATATTCTTCTATTAACTGAGGCACGCCATTTGAATCAACTTTATGTAACTTAACTTCAATGTCCTTAATTGGCTTAGAGGTAATTTTATTAAGAGCAATTCCATTAATAGTGTCAGGTGCTTCTGGAATATAAAATTCATAGATATAATCATAGCCTGTTAAACCTTCTCTGTTTGATGAAAAATATCCAGAACGTTCTTCATTTTTAATGATAAAAGAAAAGTCATCTTTAGAAGAATTATATGGTTTACCTAAATTTTCAGCTTCAACATACTCTCCATTTACTAAGTAAGACTTATAAATATCTGCACCACCAAATCCTTTTTTACCTTTAGAACTAAAATAAAGAGTATCATTATCAACATAAGGATACATTTCATCTAACTCCGAATTAATAGTTGCACCTAAGTTTTTAGGTTCACTCCAAGTTGTATCCGACACTTTATTTGCAACATATAAATCATAGCCACCTAAGCCACCTGGCATATTAGACGCAAAGTATAATTGACTTCCATCTTTACTTATATATGGAAAAACACAATCATATTCTTTGTTATTTATAGAAAGTGCACCTTTCTTAATCCATTCGCCATTAGAATAATTAGCTTCATAAATATGTAAAATATTAACCCCTTCACTACTAAGTGGAATTTTTTTTCTTTTAATTTTTTTATCTCTATACTTTACAACTTCTGATGAATTACCAGAATAATATATTTTTTTATAATCATTAGAAAAACTAGGGGTTCCTTCATAAAAAGAATAATGAAGATTGCCTTTTAAAACAGATGAAGAATCAAACACAGCAGTATCTTTTCGTGCTGAGTATGCTAAATCATAAAACACAGTTTTTATGTTAAATTCATCAGCTTGTGGCTTTGAGTATACTAACCCATCCTTAAAATAAGCAATTCCAAAACTTCTACTTCCAGTTTCAATGTTAGTTTTATATACCTTAATTTCTTTTGATTTTGATTGATTTGCAATTGCCCAATCACATGCTTGTTCGTATTGAGTAAATTTTGCGGGTTGATTTAAAGAATCAAAATATTGTTTAAAGTATTTTTTTGCTTCGCTATATTTCTCAACATTACATAGTAATTGAGCATAATCGAAAACATACTGAGGCTCATTTTTATCTGTAAACTGAGCTAATTTCTCGTACCATATAGTAGCATTTTCATAGTCAAAAAGCATCTTGTAAGTTTGGGCTACCCTTTTAGTCATTTTAT is from Vicingus serpentipes and encodes:
- a CDS encoding OmpA family protein, translated to MKKLKYIVPFILLFAFSFTVYAQKGNLEKGDYYFNKRMYKEAIESYKLALEEKLVFDKYKMTKRVAQTYKMLFDYENATIWYEKLAQFTDKNEPQYVFDYAQLLCNVEKYSEAKKYFKQYFDSLNQPAKFTQYEQACDWAIANQSKSKEIKVYKTNIETGSRSFGIAYFKDGLVYSKPQADEFNIKTVFYDLAYSARKDTAVFDSSSVLKGNLHYSFYEGTPSFSNDYKKIYYSGNSSEVVKYRDKKIKRKKIPLSSEGVNILHIYEANYSNGEWIKKGALSINNKEYDCVFPYISKDGSQLYFASNMPGGLGGYDLYVANKVSDTTWSEPKNLGATINSELDEMYPYVDNDTLYFSSKGKKGFGGADIYKSYLVNGEYVEAENLGKPYNSSKDDFSFIIKNEERSGYFSSNREGLTGYDYIYEFYIPEAPDTINGIALNKITSKPIKDIEVKLHKVDSNGVPQLIEEYLTDQTGKVQLILEKHVEFLVTFYHPGFDAQTFEIPAENRGDVIAKFGQLLFLPIPKKDDIIKIDNIYFDYNKSTIKEESYPVLDAIVEYLNVKSSISVELSAHTDSRGSDSYNMNLSKKRAKSVVDHLVGKGIAKARLTPKGYGETKLVNKCGNKVKCTEEEHQQNRRVELKVL